The DNA region TTTGTAGGCAACCTGTGGACCTGTTCCCATATCAGGTGCTGGAACATCGGTGTGGACACCGACAAGATCATGTATCTTTTGAGTGAAAACTCTGGTCAGACGCTCCAGCTCTGATATGCTTAACTCCCCGGGATCACACCCTATCCCTCCCTTGGCTCCACCATAGGGTATATTTGCAACTGCTGTCTTCCATGTCATCAATTGTGCTAAAGCATTTACCTCATCAGGGTCAACCTGCATTGGTATATCTATTGCTTTCAGAAATATGACTTCAA from Cucurbita pepo subsp. pepo cultivar mu-cu-16 unplaced genomic scaffold, ASM280686v2 Cp4.1_scaffold006817, whole genome shotgun sequence includes:
- the LOC111787192 gene encoding glutamate dehydrogenase 1-like yields the protein MQVDPDEVNALAQLMTWKTAVANIPYGGAKGGIGCDPGELSISELERLTRVFTQKIHDLVGVHTDVPAPDMGTGPQTMAWILDEYSKFHGYSPAVVTGKPIV